In a single window of the Aminomonas paucivorans DSM 12260 genome:
- a CDS encoding phosphomannomutase/phosphoglucomutase, protein MSRVPSNIFREYDIRGLAEEELTPEVVRLIGQAYGTFLRSQGISRMSVGGDVRLSTERIKANIIEGAEAAGIDVIDIGTVATPCFYWSLHHFALDGGVMVTGSHNPKEFNGLKLAFGKVTLYGDEIQEIRRIIDEGRIASADRPGTLEHQDIRGAYLDMLVSRIALGPRKPVVVLDSGNGTGGAFAPEFVRRLGCRVVDLYSEADGTFPNHHPDPTKRENLPALIETVRREGADLGIGFDGDSDRIGVVDDRGEVIWGDRLMLLYWTEILPKHPGAEVIVEVKSSMALPDEVRRMGGRPLWWKSGHSLIKAKMKEIGALFTGEVSGHMFFADEFYGFDDAFYAAGRLLRILSHTDKKLSELMADIPLYPSTAETRIDCPDDVKFQVVDRIREEALKTHEAITVDGVRILYPGGWGLIRPSNTQPVLVARCEGKTEEDLKAIAGDVKDRILSAGVQDFQWEY, encoded by the coding sequence ATGAGCAGGGTTCCGTCGAACATCTTCCGGGAATACGACATCCGAGGCCTCGCGGAGGAGGAACTGACTCCCGAGGTGGTGCGCCTCATCGGGCAGGCCTACGGCACCTTCCTGAGATCCCAGGGGATCTCCCGCATGTCCGTGGGAGGGGACGTGCGCCTCTCCACGGAGCGCATCAAGGCCAACATCATCGAGGGGGCGGAGGCGGCGGGGATCGACGTCATCGACATCGGCACCGTGGCCACCCCCTGCTTCTACTGGAGCCTCCACCACTTCGCCCTGGACGGGGGCGTCATGGTGACGGGCAGCCACAACCCCAAGGAGTTCAACGGACTGAAGCTGGCCTTCGGCAAGGTCACCCTCTACGGCGACGAGATCCAGGAGATCCGGCGCATCATCGACGAGGGACGCATCGCTTCGGCGGACCGCCCGGGTACCCTGGAACACCAGGACATCCGGGGGGCCTACCTGGACATGCTGGTCTCCCGGATCGCCCTGGGACCCCGCAAGCCCGTGGTGGTGCTGGACTCGGGCAACGGCACGGGGGGGGCCTTCGCCCCGGAGTTCGTGCGTCGTCTGGGCTGCCGGGTGGTGGACCTGTACAGCGAGGCGGACGGCACCTTCCCCAACCACCACCCGGACCCCACCAAGCGGGAGAACCTCCCCGCCCTCATCGAGACGGTGCGCCGGGAGGGAGCGGACCTGGGCATCGGCTTCGACGGGGACTCGGACCGCATCGGGGTGGTGGACGACCGGGGGGAGGTCATCTGGGGAGATCGGCTGATGCTCCTGTACTGGACGGAGATTCTCCCCAAGCACCCGGGGGCGGAGGTGATCGTGGAGGTGAAAAGCTCCATGGCCCTGCCCGACGAGGTGCGCCGCATGGGAGGCCGCCCCCTGTGGTGGAAGTCCGGGCACTCCCTCATCAAGGCCAAGATGAAGGAGATCGGGGCCCTCTTCACCGGGGAGGTGTCGGGGCACATGTTCTTCGCCGACGAGTTCTACGGCTTCGACGACGCCTTCTACGCCGCGGGACGGCTGCTGCGCATCCTCTCCCACACGGACAAGAAGCTGTCGGAGCTGATGGCGGACATCCCCCTCTACCCCAGCACGGCGGAGACCCGCATCGACTGCCCCGACGACGTGAAGTTCCAGGTGGTGGACCGCATCCGGGAGGAAGCCCTGAAGACCCACGAGGCCATCACCGTGGACGGGGTGCGGATCCTCTACCCCGGGGGGTGGGGCCTCATCCGGCCCTCCAACACCCAGCCGGTCCTGGTGGCCCGGTGCGAGGGGAAGACCGAGGAGGACCTGAAGGCCATCGCCGGGGACGTGAAAGACAGGATCCTGTCGGCGGGGGTCCAGGACTTCCAGTGGGAATACTAG
- a CDS encoding MBL fold metallo-hydrolase translates to MAAREMERLEGNTWILPGAVNLGLYERKGRAWGVDSGGDDSSGRRVLRALEGEGWILEGILCTHSHADHIGGNAFLQRRKGCRVAAPRGEAALVERPDLEPFTLWGAFPPKALRTKFLQAPPSRVTDPFDPGDVVGGCLRALDLKGHMVAMAGAVTPDGVAFVGDSVLGEEILAKHGVPFFVDYRQSLETLDRLEALEARLFVPSHGEPVRDVRPLAEANRRVLSSLREEVRDLCRLRTRDGIVGALTAARGRKNDLVAEVLHRASVSALLSDLLDAGEVQVQEAPEGLVYQRV, encoded by the coding sequence GTGGCGGCACGGGAGATGGAGCGGTTGGAGGGAAATACCTGGATCCTCCCCGGGGCGGTGAACCTGGGGCTCTACGAACGGAAGGGCCGGGCCTGGGGGGTGGACAGCGGCGGAGACGACAGCTCCGGCCGTCGGGTCTTGCGTGCCCTGGAGGGTGAGGGGTGGATCCTGGAAGGGATCCTCTGCACCCACTCCCACGCGGACCACATCGGGGGCAACGCCTTCCTCCAGCGGCGCAAGGGCTGCCGGGTGGCCGCCCCCCGGGGAGAGGCGGCGCTGGTGGAACGGCCGGACCTGGAGCCCTTCACCCTCTGGGGGGCCTTCCCCCCAAAGGCCCTGAGGACCAAGTTCCTCCAGGCCCCGCCCTCCCGGGTAACGGACCCTTTCGACCCGGGGGACGTGGTGGGGGGGTGCCTGAGGGCACTGGACCTGAAGGGGCATATGGTGGCCATGGCGGGGGCGGTGACCCCCGACGGGGTGGCCTTCGTGGGGGACAGCGTCCTGGGGGAGGAGATCCTGGCCAAGCACGGGGTGCCCTTCTTCGTGGACTACCGCCAGTCCCTGGAGACCCTGGACCGCCTGGAGGCCCTGGAAGCGCGCCTCTTCGTCCCCTCCCACGGGGAACCGGTGCGGGACGTGCGCCCCCTGGCGGAGGCCAACCGCCGGGTGCTTTCGTCCCTCCGGGAGGAGGTTCGGGACCTGTGCCGCCTCCGGACCCGGGACGGCATCGTGGGAGCCCTGACGGCGGCGCGGGGAAGGAAAAACGACCTGGTGGCGGAGGTCCTCCACCGGGCCTCCGTCTCCGCCCTGCTCTCGGATCTTCTGGACGCGGGGGAGGTGCAGGTCCAGGAAGCCCCCGAAGGGCTGGTCTACCAGCGGGTCTAG
- a CDS encoding nucleoside triphosphate pyrophosphohydrolase family protein, with translation MTDGFRSLVEDFHQAMGLPVDGSLTDRGLQALRLGLLREELEELEEAVQAYQESPDPSRAGALLKELADLQYVVTGYAVTFGLPLEEAFLRVHESNLTKRDPQGRPTVREDGKVLKGSHYRPPHLDDLMEAGR, from the coding sequence ATGACCGATGGTTTCCGAAGCCTGGTGGAGGACTTCCACCAGGCCATGGGTTTGCCTGTGGACGGTTCCCTGACCGACCGGGGGCTCCAGGCCCTGCGTCTGGGGCTGCTGCGGGAGGAGCTGGAAGAACTGGAGGAGGCGGTCCAGGCCTACCAGGAATCGCCGGACCCCTCCCGCGCCGGGGCGCTGCTCAAGGAACTGGCGGATCTTCAGTACGTGGTCACGGGGTACGCCGTCACCTTCGGTCTGCCCCTGGAGGAGGCCTTCCTGCGGGTTCACGAGAGCAACCTCACCAAGCGGGACCCCCAGGGCCGCCCGACGGTCCGGGAGGACGGCAAGGTCCTCAAGGGGTCCCACTACCGCCCCCCGCATCTGGACGACCTGATGGAGGCGGGGCGATGA
- a CDS encoding metallophosphoesterase has product MGSGGWMLFLATVLGIYALVGAYLLGRFRRVLLALGVTSPLPMDLAMALVCAYPAGRLLERLLPGTFSAGLILLGSVALAFGLHALPVVLVLHVLSGANRFVPLLPAWVKLRPERAALHALLLTLFLAGGATLGGALAARMPVVRLQSLDLAETSPARTLRVAAATDLHAGTLVGPGRIRDLGRRLEALKPDLILLGGDLLDEDIPSLSPERETEFREAFRSLRAPLGTWAVLGNHEIYQGAKRSAAFLESAGIRVLVDRWAQPDPGLVLAGRMDRAGLRFALPRLPLDRILEGAPDLPVLLLDHTPTASALEEAAARKVALVLSGHTHYGQLFPFQWVVARLFPLPRGTRRMGPTTAVVSPGYGTWGPPVRTSCFPEILLLEVRLPALPPPSP; this is encoded by the coding sequence ATGGGAAGCGGCGGCTGGATGCTCTTTCTGGCGACGGTCCTGGGGATCTACGCCCTGGTGGGGGCCTACCTGTTGGGGCGGTTCCGTCGGGTCCTCCTGGCCCTGGGCGTGACCTCCCCCCTCCCCATGGACCTGGCCATGGCCCTGGTGTGCGCCTACCCCGCCGGGCGACTTCTGGAACGGCTCCTGCCGGGGACCTTCTCCGCCGGGCTGATCCTGCTGGGATCCGTCGCCCTGGCCTTCGGGCTCCACGCCCTGCCCGTGGTCCTGGTCCTTCACGTCCTGAGCGGGGCGAACCGGTTCGTCCCCCTGCTTCCCGCCTGGGTGAAGCTGCGCCCGGAGCGGGCGGCGCTCCACGCCCTGCTGCTCACCCTCTTCCTGGCGGGGGGGGCCACCCTGGGGGGAGCCCTGGCGGCCCGCATGCCCGTGGTGCGCCTCCAGAGCCTGGACCTGGCGGAGACGTCCCCCGCCCGGACCCTTCGGGTCGCCGCCGCCACGGACCTCCACGCGGGCACCCTGGTGGGGCCGGGACGCATCCGGGACCTGGGGCGACGCCTGGAGGCCCTGAAGCCGGACCTGATCCTCCTGGGGGGGGATCTGCTGGACGAGGACATCCCCTCCCTCTCCCCGGAGAGGGAGACGGAGTTCCGGGAGGCCTTCCGAAGCCTCCGGGCCCCGTTGGGGACCTGGGCGGTCCTGGGAAACCACGAAATCTATCAGGGGGCGAAGAGGTCCGCCGCCTTCCTGGAATCCGCGGGGATCCGGGTGCTGGTGGACCGGTGGGCCCAGCCGGACCCGGGGCTGGTTCTGGCGGGACGCATGGACCGGGCGGGGCTTCGTTTCGCCCTGCCCCGACTGCCCCTGGATCGGATCCTGGAGGGGGCCCCGGACCTGCCGGTGCTGCTGCTGGACCACACCCCCACAGCCTCCGCCCTGGAGGAGGCGGCGGCCCGGAAGGTGGCCCTGGTGCTCTCGGGACACACCCATTACGGCCAGCTCTTTCCCTTCCAGTGGGTGGTGGCCCGCCTCTTCCCCCTGCCCCGGGGGACCCGGCGCATGGGCCCCACCACCGCGGTGGTCTCCCCGGGCTACGGCACCTGGGGGCCCCCGGTGCGCACCTCCTGTTTCCCGGAGATCCTGCTTCTGGAGGTCCGCCTGCCCGCCCTTCCCCCCCCCTCTCCCTGA
- a CDS encoding serine hydrolase domain-containing protein produces MTLLLCALPAQGAPRTPRAVPEEKASPTLKDPRDLGAFVDGFFASHRSSWGVPGAVFVAVADGKVMLARGYGQADLETGRPVDPERTVFRAASVSKVFTALATLQLAADRRLALSDDVNARLRRFKVPATFPEPVRLVHLLTHTGGFDDRWIGSTAPDGIAELDFAKALPALMPARVFPPGTVYSYSNFGVALAGAVVESVARRAFSSVVRDRILLPLGMTRSGFVLDEEMERHLATGYYTDGPEPYPVTYEYYQDAPAISFNTTGEDMGRFLLALTGEGLLGNRRVLPASCVRELLRRHYGDHPRLDGSALGFYERTVNGLRGVEHAGDVDGFSSLLFLVPEKRFGFFYAANTDDADLRDSLVHALMDRYFPRVRPSPPPPPGRILPWEIPLAGAYRHNRYARSTMEKAYMMLEDPLEVRILEDGRGELSFPAEWNQAPSRWVPLEPGLFVSEEDEGHLAFRTDGEGKATHLFLRDSYGSYEPIPRWETAPWQRRFLGTFLLLGVGALGMTGLRWRTRGRTRWYEDPTGLPPGVWGLAGLFWVLQGGFLLALWLADRNLGTLLGYGLPLWVKGLFLLPFAAGFLLGAAVWRGCRSLGAPGPSWEKGLLFGELLGGVGFYFFLNQWNLLGFWF; encoded by the coding sequence TTGACGCTGCTTCTGTGCGCCCTCCCCGCCCAGGGGGCCCCGAGGACCCCCCGGGCCGTCCCGGAGGAGAAGGCGTCCCCCACCCTGAAGGACCCCCGAGACCTGGGGGCCTTCGTCGACGGGTTCTTCGCCTCCCATCGCTCTTCCTGGGGGGTTCCCGGGGCGGTCTTCGTGGCGGTGGCGGACGGGAAGGTGATGCTGGCCCGGGGTTACGGGCAGGCGGACCTGGAGACGGGACGCCCCGTGGACCCGGAACGGACGGTGTTCCGGGCCGCCTCGGTGTCCAAGGTGTTCACCGCTCTGGCGACGCTTCAGCTGGCGGCGGACCGCCGGCTGGCCCTCTCGGACGACGTGAACGCCCGGCTGCGACGCTTCAAGGTGCCCGCCACCTTCCCGGAGCCGGTGCGCCTGGTGCACCTGCTGACCCACACGGGGGGGTTCGACGACCGCTGGATCGGTTCCACCGCCCCCGACGGCATCGCGGAGCTGGACTTCGCCAAGGCCCTGCCCGCCCTGATGCCCGCCCGGGTCTTCCCCCCCGGGACGGTGTACAGCTACTCCAACTTCGGGGTGGCCCTGGCGGGGGCGGTCGTGGAATCCGTCGCCCGCAGGGCCTTCTCCTCGGTGGTGCGGGATCGCATCCTCCTCCCCCTGGGGATGACCCGAAGCGGCTTCGTCCTGGACGAGGAGATGGAAAGGCATCTGGCCACGGGGTACTACACCGACGGCCCGGAGCCCTACCCGGTGACGTACGAGTACTACCAGGACGCTCCCGCCATCTCCTTCAACACCACGGGGGAGGACATGGGGCGGTTCCTCCTGGCCCTCACCGGGGAGGGGCTCCTGGGGAACCGGCGGGTCCTCCCGGCCTCCTGCGTGCGGGAGCTGCTGCGGCGGCACTACGGGGACCACCCGAGACTGGACGGCTCCGCCCTGGGATTCTACGAGCGCACCGTCAACGGCCTGCGGGGGGTGGAGCACGCCGGGGACGTGGACGGCTTCTCCAGTCTCCTCTTCCTGGTGCCGGAGAAACGCTTCGGCTTCTTCTACGCCGCCAACACGGACGACGCGGACCTGCGGGACTCCCTGGTGCACGCCCTCATGGACCGGTACTTTCCCCGCGTGCGCCCCTCCCCTCCCCCGCCGCCGGGACGGATCCTCCCCTGGGAAATCCCCTTGGCGGGAGCCTATCGGCACAACCGCTACGCCCGAAGCACCATGGAGAAGGCCTACATGATGCTGGAGGACCCTCTGGAGGTGCGGATCCTGGAGGACGGACGGGGGGAGCTGAGTTTCCCGGCGGAGTGGAACCAGGCGCCTTCCCGCTGGGTGCCCCTGGAGCCGGGGCTCTTCGTCTCGGAGGAGGACGAGGGACACCTGGCCTTCCGGACCGACGGGGAGGGGAAGGCCACCCATCTGTTCCTCCGGGACTCCTACGGGAGCTACGAACCCATCCCCCGCTGGGAGACCGCCCCCTGGCAGCGTCGGTTCCTGGGGACCTTCCTGCTTCTGGGGGTCGGGGCCCTGGGGATGACGGGGCTCCGGTGGCGCACCCGAGGTCGGACCCGCTGGTACGAGGACCCCACGGGGCTGCCCCCGGGGGTCTGGGGGCTTGCGGGGCTTTTCTGGGTCCTCCAGGGGGGGTTCCTCCTGGCCCTCTGGCTGGCGGACCGAAACCTGGGGACCCTGTTGGGGTACGGGCTGCCCCTGTGGGTGAAGGGACTCTTCCTGCTGCCCTTCGCGGCGGGGTTCCTCCTGGGGGCGGCGGTCTGGAGGGGATGCCGATCCCTGGGGGCCCCGGGGCCCTCCTGGGAGAAGGGGTTGCTGTTTGGGGAACTTCTTGGGGGGGTGGGGTTCTACTTCTTCCTGAACCAGTGGAACCTGCTGGGGTTCTGGTTCTAG